From Aegilops tauschii subsp. strangulata cultivar AL8/78 chromosome 5, Aet v6.0, whole genome shotgun sequence:
GATTGACTCCACAGCGGGCCGCGAGCTGCTGTCTTTTCTGGATGCCtactccggctaccaccagatAAAGCTGGACCGGTCCGCTCGGCTCAAGACATCTTCATCACCCCCTTTGGTGCTTACTACTACATCACCATGTCCTTTGGCCTAAAGAATGCTGACGCCATCTTTCAGCGCTggatgcagaaatgcctcctacTGCAGATCGCGGAACGTGCACGTGTATGTGGACGACATCATGGTGAAGACTAAGTAGCACCTCACCCTCCTGGATGACCTCAAAGAGACATTTGCCAATCTGTGCGAGtaccagatcaagctcaacccaaagaagtgcgtgtttggcatgccagccggccagctccttggcttccttGTCCGAGAGCATGGGATTGAGGCCAACctagagaagatcaaggctatcgagcgcATGCACAAGCTGGACCGGCTGCGCGATGTCCAGAATTTCACCGGCTACCTGGCCTCTCTTAGCCGGTTCGTCAATCGGCCGGGGGAGAGGGCCCTGCccttgtaccagttgatgaagaagacCACCGCGTTCGACTGGATTATCCAGGTGGACGAAGCTTCCCGTGACCTCAAGCGTATGCTCTCCACCTCACCCGTGCTGGCCGCACCagctgagaaggagcccatgctgaTGTACATTGCGGCCACCACTCGCGTGGTCAGTATGGTGCTGGTGGTGGAGCGCcctgaggagggaaaggcgcaTCCGGTCCATTGGCATGTGTACTACCTAAGTGAGGTGCTCTCCCTCTCCcagcagaactacccccactaccagaagatgcgCTACGGCGTCTACCTGGCCACCAAGAAGTTGAAGTAGTACTTCTAGGAGCACTCCATCACCATGGTGAGCATGCCCCCCTCTCAGAGATCATCGGCAGCTGGGACGCCACCAGCTaggttgccaagtgggccatcgagctggccgcccacaccatcctctacgagccccACACGACCATCAAGTCCCAGGCATTGGCAACTTCCTCGTTGACTAGGCGGAGACCCATTACCCATCGCATCCTCCTGACTCGAGTCACTGgcgcatgcacttcgatggcttgAAGATGCTTACCGGCTTGGGAGTCGATATTGTCCTCTCCTCCCCCAAGGGAGACCGGCTCAAGTATGCGCTGCTGATCCACTTTGCCACTTCCAACAATGTGGCAGAGTACGAGGCACTCGTCCATGGCCTCTGGATGGCCAAGGAGATCGGCATCCAGCACATCCTCTGTTTTGGCGATTCTGATCTGATGGTGGAGTAGGTCCGTGGCAAGTGGGATGTTGCCAACATGGCCAGCTACCGCTTCCTGGTCCAGCAGATGTGCGACAGCTTTGAGGGCCGCGAGTTCCACCATGTCCCTCAAGCCGACAACGAGGCGACCGACACGTTAGCCAAGATCGGATGCACCCGGCAAGCCATTCCAGCCggcgtctccctcgagcacctgCACAAGCCTTCCATCAAGCCTTCTCCTGATTCGGAGTCCATCTTCATATCGGCCGACACGGGGGCTGACGACTCCGGCTCGGGGGCTGCCGGCCACTCCCGAGGGCTACCGACCTAGCCCCGAAGGTTGTCGTATCTGGCCCGCCACCTCCCAACGCAACCAGCCCCATACAAGCTGCCATCCTGATAGTGGTCGAGGCACCATCTTGGGCGCAACCCATTCTCACCTACCTCCTAAGCCGAGAGCTCCCCGCGGACGAAGTCGTAGCCCGACAAGTGCAGCGCTGGGTTTCAGCCTACACCATCATCGATGGCGAGCTCGTCCAGCGCAGCACAACCGGCATGTTCTAGCACTGCGTCGAGACAGATAAAGGGATTGCGATCCAGAGAGATATCCACCAGGGCGAGCGTGGTCAccatgactcctcaagagccatcGTGGCCAAGGATTTTCATCATGGCTTCATTGGCCAATTGCTCTCGAGGACCCCAAGCAGCTGGTCCTCAAGTGCAACAGCTGCCACCATTTCAGCACAAATAGGCATCAGCCGGCTGCAGCCCTTAAGACCATTCCCATCACGTGGCCCTTTGCTGGCTGGGCCTCGACATGGTGGGGCCATTCAAGACTGCTCGAGGTGGCATGAAGCACCTCTTGGTCGccgtcgacaagtttaccaattGGATCGGGGCcgagccgatcaagaagctggacGGCCCGACAACCATCACGTTCATCAAAGACATGACCGTTCGCTAcacaacttattcttgtagactcgtgttaggcctccaagcgcagagtttcaGTAACAATTTTCCcacaagtggatgacctaaggtttatcaatccgtgggaggcgtaggataaaggcggtctctctcaaacaaccctgcaaccaaataacaaagattctctatgtccccaacacaccaaatacaacgataaattgtataggtgcactagttcggcgaagagatggtgatacaagtgtaatatggatagtagatataggtttttgtaataggaacaataaaaaatcaaggtagcaagtaacaaaagtgagcacaaaaggtgttgcaatgcttgaatataaggcatagggttcatactttcgctagtgcaatctctcaacagtgctaacataattagatcatatggcaatccctcaacgcgtgataaagaatcactccaaagttatTATCTAGaagagaacataagaagaaattgtttgtagggtacgaaaccacctcaaagttatcctttccgatcgatctatcaagctATTCCTATAAGTATCACAAACAacccaagagttcgtactaaaataacaccatatgatacacatcaaccaactctaatgtcacctagatacacCAATTTCACCACAAGTATCACTGAGTTAATTATACGaaatgcatcaaacaacttcagattcataatatttgatccaacacaaagaacttcaaagagtgccccaagatttctaccggagaaagtaGGACAAAAACGtacatcaacccctatgcatagattacccaatGTCAcatcgggaatccgcgagttgagtgccaaaacatacatcaagtgaatcaatataataccccattgtcaccacgggtattcatatgcaagacatacatcaagtgttctcaaatccaacaaagtattcaatccaataaaagtgaaacctcaaaggtaaaaactcaattcatcccaatgagggtggactactccctcctcatcatggtggccgccgggatgatgaagatggcctccggtgatgatttccccctccggcagggtgccagaacagggtccagattggtttttcgtggctatagaggcttgcggcggcgaaacttccTACCTAGGGTTGTTTCTGGGGgttgtatttataggattttttggcgtcagTCTCACGTTGAGATGAGCTTCGAGGGGCCCATTACCCAACAACACACGCCGGAGGGGggtggcgcgcccaggtgggtgatacgtccattttgcatcatgcttttatatcgatatttattgcattatgggctgttattacacattatgtcacaatacttatgcctattctctcttattttacaaggtttacataaggagggagaatgccggcagttggaattctaggccggaaaaggagcaaatattagagacctattctgcataactccaaaagtcctgaaactccacgaaagtcatttttggaaataataaaaaatactggaagaagaatccacgtcaggggggcctccacctgtccgcgagggtggggggcgcgcccccctgcttcgtgggccccctgttggccctccggtgcccatcttctgctatatgaagtcttttgtccgaataaaaatcataagcaagctttcgggacgagactccgccgccacgcggcggaaccttggcggaactaatctagggctccggcagagctgttctgccggggacacttccctccgggagggggaaatcatcgccatcatcatcaccaatgctcctctcatcgggagagggcaatctccatcaacatcttcaccagcaccatctcctctcaaaccctagttcatctcttgtatccaattcttgtctccaagtctgggattggtacttgtaggttgctagtagtgttgattactccttgtagttgatgctagttgg
This genomic window contains:
- the LOC141022598 gene encoding uncharacterized protein, whose product is MHKLDRLRDVQNFTGYLASLSRFVNRPGERALPLYQLMKKTTAFDWIIQVDEASRDLKRMLSTSPVLAAPAEKEPMLMYIAATTRVVSMVLVVERPEEGKAHPVHWHVYYLSEVLSLSQQNYPHYQKMRYGVYLATKKLK